A single window of Dichotomicrobium thermohalophilum DNA harbors:
- the cysS gene encoding cysteine--tRNA ligase — protein sequence MSLRLYNTRTRKKEDFQPLDPARGVRMYVCGPTVYDYAHIGNARPVIVFDVLYRLLRHLASQGEWGEGVGVKYVRNITDVDDKINARAAEEGVPIRELTERTTAQFHADMDALGCLRPDVEPRATEHIDDMKAMIEQLVEVGCAYVAEDHVLFDVSSRPDYGSLSRRSVEEMKAGARVEVAPYKRDPMDFVLWKPSKDGEPGWDSPCGIEGKGRPGWHIECSAMAERHLGEVFDIHGGGIDLQFPHHENERAQSCCAHDTEVMANFWLHNGYLMVEGEKMSKSLGNFITVRELFEGWHDVRWPGPAIKLAMLSTQYRQPIDWTVQKLEEADAFLMKAKAHAEFDDKTPPGGDFVSALSDDLNTPKAIAILNELLDAAKHGEPAIVAGASAAQQLGANLRLIGIDAQAYEGAKHLAEDRVDHAQVEEMIAARSEARKAKNFAEADRIRDELKEMGIQLKDSRDPETGEIKTTWEIAR from the coding sequence GTGAGTTTGAGGCTTTACAATACCCGCACCCGAAAGAAGGAAGACTTCCAGCCGCTCGACCCGGCCAGGGGCGTGCGCATGTATGTCTGCGGGCCGACGGTCTACGACTATGCGCATATCGGCAACGCCCGCCCCGTGATCGTGTTCGACGTGCTTTATCGCCTGCTGCGGCATCTGGCCTCGCAGGGCGAATGGGGCGAGGGCGTCGGCGTCAAATACGTGCGCAACATCACCGACGTCGACGACAAGATCAACGCCCGCGCGGCGGAAGAGGGTGTGCCGATCCGCGAGCTGACCGAGCGCACCACCGCGCAGTTTCACGCCGACATGGACGCGCTGGGCTGCCTGCGCCCCGATGTCGAGCCGCGCGCGACCGAGCATATCGATGACATGAAGGCGATGATCGAGCAACTGGTGGAGGTCGGGTGCGCCTATGTCGCCGAAGATCATGTGCTGTTCGATGTGTCATCGCGGCCGGACTACGGCAGCCTGTCGCGCCGCTCCGTCGAGGAAATGAAAGCCGGCGCGCGGGTGGAGGTCGCGCCTTATAAGCGCGATCCCATGGATTTCGTGCTCTGGAAGCCGTCAAAGGACGGTGAGCCCGGCTGGGACAGCCCCTGCGGTATCGAGGGGAAGGGGCGACCCGGCTGGCACATCGAATGCTCCGCGATGGCCGAGCGGCATCTGGGCGAGGTCTTCGACATCCACGGCGGCGGTATCGACCTGCAATTCCCGCATCACGAGAACGAGCGCGCGCAAAGCTGCTGCGCCCACGACACCGAGGTGATGGCCAATTTCTGGCTGCACAACGGCTACTTGATGGTCGAGGGCGAGAAGATGTCCAAGAGCCTGGGCAACTTCATCACCGTGCGCGAGCTGTTCGAGGGCTGGCATGATGTCCGCTGGCCCGGTCCGGCGATCAAACTGGCAATGCTGTCGACGCAGTACCGCCAGCCGATCGACTGGACCGTGCAGAAGCTGGAAGAGGCTGACGCATTCCTGATGAAGGCAAAGGCGCATGCGGAATTCGATGACAAGACTCCGCCGGGCGGCGACTTCGTCTCCGCGCTCAGCGATGATCTGAACACGCCAAAGGCCATTGCCATCCTGAATGAGCTTCTGGACGCGGCAAAGCACGGAGAGCCGGCAATTGTCGCCGGAGCGTCGGCGGCACAGCAACTGGGCGCCAACCTCCGCCTGATCGGGATCGACGCGCAAGCCTACGAGGGTGCCAAGCACCTGGCCGAGGACCGGGTCGATCACGCGCAGGTCGAAGAGATGATCGCGGCGCGCAGCGAGGCGCGCAAGGCGAAGAACTTCGCCGAGGCCGACCGCATCCGCGACGAACTCAAGGAGATGGGCATCCAGCTCAAGGACAGCCGCGACCCGGAGACCGGCGAGATCAAGACGACATGGGAGATCGCCCGATGA
- a CDS encoding DMT family transporter, giving the protein MMHWLILLSSILFEVLGTSFLKHAFQPDRIIYAVLALVITSYVASFALLGFALRHFDLSVAYAIWAGLGTTLVALVGVMFFGDQISVLKLVSIAMIVAGIVGLNLSGVSHG; this is encoded by the coding sequence ATGATGCACTGGCTCATCCTGCTCAGCTCGATCCTGTTCGAGGTGCTTGGCACGTCCTTCCTCAAGCACGCGTTTCAGCCAGACCGGATCATCTACGCGGTGCTGGCGCTGGTCATAACCTCCTATGTCGCGAGCTTTGCGCTGCTCGGCTTCGCGCTGCGCCATTTCGATCTGAGCGTGGCCTACGCGATCTGGGCGGGGCTGGGCACGACGCTGGTCGCGCTCGTCGGCGTGATGTTTTTCGGCGATCAGATCAGCGTGCTGAAACTCGTATCCATCGCGATGATCGTCGCTGGAATCGTCGGCCTCAATCTCTCGGGTGTTTCACATGGCTGA
- a CDS encoding NAD+ synthase, with translation MTDHLRIALAQLNPTVGDLKGNAERARSARAQAAEAGADLICFSELFICGYPPEDLILKPAFIDAARRTVEELAAETGAGGPAMLIGTPWPGEDKPHNTVALLEGGEVRDVRHKVELPNYGVFDEKRIFSPGEMPGPMSFRGVRLGVPVCEDIWIEDVCECLAETGAELLIVPNGSPFTLTKRETRQNVAVARVAESGLPLVYVNQIGGQDELVFDGASFVLNAGGALATQMQDWREQIAITEWQRKPEGWTCAPGEKAVLIEGDAAAYQACVLGLRDYVEKNGFPGVVLGLSGGIDSALSAAIAVDALGASRVHCIMLPYKYTSEASLSDAAACAEALGVRYDTVPIAGPVEGFISALDPLLDGGGHGVTLENLQSRTRGTILMAVSNETGAMLVTTGNKSEMSVGYATLYGDMNGGFNPIKDLYKTQVYAAARWRNANQPIEGLGPAGEVIPEHIITKAPSAELKADQTDQDTLPPYDALDDILRCKIEHEMPHDEIVARGHGDNIVRQVENMLRIAEYKRRQSAPGVKITERVFGRDWRYPITNKFREGQS, from the coding sequence ATGACCGACCACCTGAGAATCGCACTAGCCCAGCTTAACCCGACCGTTGGCGACCTCAAGGGCAATGCCGAGCGCGCCCGTTCAGCCCGCGCGCAGGCGGCGGAGGCGGGCGCGGACCTGATCTGCTTTTCGGAGCTCTTCATCTGCGGCTATCCGCCCGAAGACCTGATCCTCAAGCCCGCTTTCATCGACGCCGCGCGCCGAACGGTCGAGGAGCTTGCCGCCGAAACCGGTGCTGGCGGCCCGGCCATGCTGATCGGCACCCCATGGCCCGGCGAGGACAAGCCGCACAACACTGTGGCGCTGCTGGAAGGCGGTGAGGTCCGCGATGTCCGCCACAAGGTCGAGCTGCCGAATTATGGCGTATTCGATGAAAAGCGCATCTTCAGCCCCGGCGAGATGCCCGGCCCGATGAGCTTCCGCGGCGTGCGCCTCGGCGTTCCGGTCTGCGAGGACATCTGGATCGAGGATGTCTGCGAGTGCCTGGCGGAGACCGGGGCAGAGCTGCTGATCGTGCCCAACGGCTCGCCCTTCACGCTGACCAAACGGGAAACCCGGCAGAACGTCGCTGTCGCCCGGGTGGCCGAGAGCGGGCTGCCCCTCGTTTATGTCAACCAGATCGGCGGGCAGGATGAGCTGGTATTCGACGGCGCATCCTTCGTGCTGAACGCCGGCGGGGCGCTTGCCACGCAGATGCAGGACTGGCGCGAGCAGATCGCCATCACCGAGTGGCAACGTAAGCCGGAGGGCTGGACCTGCGCGCCGGGCGAAAAGGCCGTGCTGATCGAGGGCGACGCCGCAGCCTATCAAGCCTGCGTACTTGGCCTGCGTGACTATGTCGAGAAGAACGGCTTTCCCGGAGTCGTGCTCGGCCTGTCAGGAGGGATCGACTCCGCGCTCTCCGCCGCCATCGCCGTCGACGCACTCGGTGCAAGCCGCGTCCACTGTATCATGCTGCCCTACAAGTACACCTCCGAGGCAAGCCTGAGCGACGCTGCGGCCTGCGCAGAGGCCCTCGGCGTGCGCTACGACACCGTGCCGATCGCAGGGCCGGTCGAGGGCTTCATCTCCGCGCTCGACCCGCTGCTCGACGGCGGCGGGCATGGCGTCACGCTGGAAAACCTGCAGTCCCGCACGCGCGGCACCATCCTGATGGCGGTCTCCAATGAGACCGGCGCGATGCTGGTGACGACGGGCAACAAGTCGGAAATGTCGGTGGGCTACGCCACGCTCTACGGCGACATGAACGGCGGCTTCAATCCGATCAAGGACCTGTACAAGACGCAGGTCTACGCCGCCGCGCGCTGGCGCAACGCGAACCAGCCTATCGAAGGGCTCGGTCCGGCGGGCGAGGTCATCCCGGAGCACATCATCACCAAGGCGCCGAGCGCCGAACTCAAGGCCGATCAGACCGACCAGGACACGCTGCCCCCCTATGACGCGCTCGATGACATCCTGCGCTGCAAGATCGAGCATGAAATGCCGCATGACGAGATCGTCGCGCGCGGCCACGGGGACAACATCGTGCGCCAGGTCGAGAACATGCTGCGCATCGCCGAATACAAGCGCCGTCAGTCCGCGCCGGGCGTGAAGATCACCGAGCGGGTGTTCGGCCGCGACTGGCGCTATCCCATCACGAACAAGTTCCGCGAAGGCCAGTCCTGA
- a CDS encoding class II 3-deoxy-7-phosphoheptulonate synthase: MAAPWSPQSWRDKPAQQLPAYQDEAALKEVEAQLGNFPPLVFAGEARELMDKLADVAHGRAFLLQGGDCAESFAEHGPNTTRDFFRVFLQMAVVLTFAGRCPVVKVGRIAGQFAKPRSSPVERQGEAELPSYRGDIINDINFAETSREPDPRRMIEAYRQAAATLNLLRALSQGGYADLERVHQWTLDFVKESPAKERYRELADRISESLDFMRACGITPESQPQLHRTSFYTSHEALLLGYEEAFTRVDSLTGDWYATSGHFLWVGDRTRQPDHAHIEYVRGIKNPIGLKCGPSMSPDELLRLIDVLNPDNIPGRLTLITRFGADVVDDHLPELIRAVKREGRNVIWSCDPMHGNTIKAASGYKTRPFGAIMREVEHFFDIHAAEGTHAGGVHVEMTGNNVTECTGGAMSISETDLSDRYHTHCDPRLNADQALELAFLIAERLRREHIEDLPRVASAG; the protein is encoded by the coding sequence ATGGCAGCTCCTTGGTCGCCGCAAAGCTGGCGCGACAAGCCTGCGCAACAGCTTCCCGCCTACCAGGACGAAGCCGCGCTGAAGGAGGTCGAGGCGCAGCTTGGAAACTTTCCGCCGCTGGTGTTCGCCGGCGAGGCCCGCGAGCTGATGGACAAGCTTGCTGATGTGGCACACGGGCGGGCGTTCCTGCTGCAAGGCGGCGACTGCGCCGAGAGCTTCGCCGAGCACGGACCGAACACGACACGCGATTTCTTTCGCGTTTTCCTGCAGATGGCCGTGGTGCTGACTTTCGCCGGGCGCTGCCCCGTGGTCAAGGTCGGGCGCATCGCCGGTCAGTTCGCCAAGCCGCGCTCATCCCCGGTGGAACGCCAGGGCGAAGCAGAATTGCCGAGCTACCGCGGCGATATCATTAACGACATCAACTTCGCGGAAACGAGTCGCGAGCCTGATCCGCGCCGGATGATCGAGGCGTACCGACAGGCGGCCGCCACGCTGAACCTTCTGCGCGCACTTTCACAGGGTGGCTATGCGGATCTGGAACGTGTGCATCAGTGGACGCTCGACTTCGTCAAGGAAAGCCCGGCAAAGGAGCGCTACCGCGAACTCGCCGACCGCATCAGCGAAAGCCTTGACTTCATGCGCGCCTGCGGCATCACGCCGGAGAGCCAGCCGCAGCTTCATCGCACGAGCTTTTACACCAGCCATGAGGCACTTTTGCTCGGCTACGAGGAAGCGTTCACGCGCGTCGATTCGCTGACCGGCGACTGGTACGCGACCTCTGGCCATTTCCTCTGGGTCGGTGACCGGACGCGGCAGCCGGACCATGCGCATATCGAATACGTCCGCGGCATCAAGAACCCGATCGGGCTGAAATGCGGGCCGAGCATGAGCCCGGACGAACTGCTGCGGCTCATTGACGTTCTCAACCCGGACAATATCCCCGGGCGGCTGACGCTCATCACCCGCTTCGGTGCGGACGTGGTCGACGATCACCTGCCTGAACTGATCCGCGCGGTAAAGCGGGAAGGGCGTAACGTGATCTGGTCCTGCGACCCGATGCATGGCAACACGATCAAGGCGGCCAGCGGCTACAAGACGCGACCGTTCGGCGCGATCATGCGCGAAGTCGAGCACTTCTTCGACATCCATGCAGCCGAGGGCACACATGCGGGAGGCGTGCATGTGGAGATGACCGGCAACAACGTCACCGAATGCACAGGCGGCGCCATGTCGATCAGCGAAACCGACCTTTCGGACCGCTATCACACGCACTGCGATCCGCGGCTGAACGCCGATCAGGCGCTGGAGCTGGCCTTCCTGATCGCCGAGCGTCTTCGCCGCGAGCACATCGAAGATCTGCCGCGCGTGGCCAGCGCCGGATAA
- the cimA gene encoding citramalate synthase produces MSTGTNGQERLYLFDTTLRDGAQTLGVDFSTEDKRLIAERLDTLGIDYIEGGYPGANPTDTAFFENPPELSNARLVAFGMTKRAGRSVSNDPGFAALLQSSAPAICLVAKSWDYHVELALGISNEENLQAIAESTEAIIADDREALVDCEHFFDGYKANREYALACAKAAHDAGASWIVLCDTNGGTLPHEVEEIVRDVAHELPSARLGIHTHNDTENGVANTFAGVEGGARQVQGTLNGLGERCGNANLTSIIPTLTLKEPYRSRFVTGVTSERLKTLTHVSRYLDEALNQAPNRSAPYVGTSAFAHKGGIHVSAVQKDPRTYEHVSPEAIGNARKLLVSDQAGRSNILAELERLGIPVAPDDPRVRSLLEEVKRRESLGYSYEGADASFELMARRHLSNVPSYFDVERFRVMVERRHNARGELVTVSEATVKVRINGDAVLSVGEGNGPVHALDCALRKDLGVYQQYTEELELVDYKVRILTGGTDAVTRVLIETLDTKTRDRWFTVGVSPNIVDASFEALIDSITYKLMRENVVAH; encoded by the coding sequence ATGAGTACAGGAACAAACGGGCAAGAGCGCCTCTATCTGTTCGACACGACGCTGCGCGACGGGGCGCAGACGCTGGGCGTGGACTTCTCGACCGAGGACAAGCGGCTGATCGCCGAACGGCTGGACACGCTGGGCATCGACTACATCGAGGGCGGCTATCCCGGCGCGAACCCGACGGACACGGCCTTTTTCGAGAACCCGCCGGAGCTTTCGAACGCGAGGCTCGTTGCTTTCGGCATGACAAAGCGCGCCGGGCGCTCCGTCTCAAACGATCCCGGCTTCGCGGCGCTGCTGCAATCCAGCGCCCCGGCGATCTGCCTGGTGGCGAAGTCTTGGGACTATCACGTCGAACTCGCGCTCGGGATCAGCAACGAAGAGAACCTGCAGGCGATCGCGGAATCGACGGAGGCCATCATCGCCGATGACCGCGAGGCGCTGGTCGACTGCGAGCACTTCTTCGATGGCTACAAGGCCAACCGGGAATACGCGCTGGCCTGCGCCAAGGCCGCCCATGACGCCGGCGCATCGTGGATCGTTCTGTGCGACACCAATGGCGGCACCCTGCCCCACGAGGTCGAAGAGATCGTGCGCGACGTGGCCCATGAACTGCCCAGCGCGCGGCTCGGCATCCACACCCACAACGACACCGAGAACGGTGTTGCCAACACCTTCGCCGGCGTTGAAGGCGGCGCGCGGCAAGTGCAGGGCACGCTGAACGGCCTGGGCGAACGCTGCGGCAACGCCAACCTGACCTCGATCATCCCGACGCTGACGCTGAAGGAGCCGTATCGCAGCCGGTTCGTCACCGGCGTGACGTCGGAGCGGCTCAAGACGCTCACCCATGTGTCGCGGTATCTGGACGAGGCGCTCAACCAGGCACCGAATCGCAGCGCGCCCTATGTCGGCACTTCGGCCTTCGCCCATAAGGGCGGCATCCACGTTTCGGCGGTGCAGAAAGACCCGCGCACCTATGAGCACGTCTCGCCGGAGGCAATCGGGAACGCGCGCAAACTGCTGGTCTCCGATCAGGCGGGGCGGTCGAACATCCTCGCGGAGCTTGAACGCCTTGGAATCCCGGTCGCGCCGGACGATCCGCGCGTGCGCAGCCTGCTGGAGGAGGTCAAGCGCCGCGAGTCGCTCGGCTACAGCTATGAGGGCGCCGATGCCTCCTTCGAGCTGATGGCTCGGCGGCATCTGAGCAACGTGCCGAGCTATTTCGATGTCGAGCGGTTCCGCGTGATGGTCGAGCGCCGCCATAACGCGCGCGGCGAACTCGTCACGGTGTCGGAAGCCACCGTGAAGGTGCGGATTAACGGGGATGCGGTGCTATCGGTCGGCGAGGGCAACGGCCCGGTCCATGCGCTCGACTGCGCGCTACGCAAGGATCTCGGCGTCTACCAGCAATACACCGAGGAGCTGGAACTGGTGGACTACAAGGTGCGTATCCTCACAGGCGGCACCGATGCCGTGACCCGCGTCCTGATCGAAACGCTGGACACCAAGACGCGCGATCGGTGGTTCACCGTCGGCGTCTCCCCGAATATAGTCGATGCCTCGTTCGAGGCGCTGATCGACTCGATCACCTACAAGCTGATGCGGGAGAATGTCGTGGCGCACTGA
- a CDS encoding GNAT family N-acetyltransferase, translating to MAGISLRPAKIDDISAIRYVHSAATRACAAHHLGDDDVETLASAINREEYVHAVAGSDLTAAWVGGELVGTVGWKPTGAAPDVARLQMLFVWPLFAGAGIGRLLVSHAEADAHAAGYRSVRVRTTIQQAPFFKRLGYVMTAQSALRTGSGGRLPIAYLRKDEICPDFPITESAWGDAGRRYHH from the coding sequence TTGGCCGGGATTTCGCTCCGACCGGCAAAGATCGATGATATTTCTGCTATCCGCTATGTTCACAGCGCGGCAACACGTGCCTGTGCTGCGCATCATCTTGGCGACGACGACGTCGAAACACTGGCCTCAGCAATCAACCGCGAGGAATACGTCCACGCCGTTGCCGGTAGCGATCTGACGGCCGCCTGGGTCGGGGGCGAACTGGTCGGTACGGTTGGCTGGAAGCCGACAGGCGCCGCGCCTGATGTTGCCCGCCTGCAGATGCTGTTCGTCTGGCCGCTGTTCGCCGGCGCGGGGATTGGCCGGCTCCTCGTCTCGCATGCGGAGGCCGACGCGCACGCCGCTGGCTATCGCAGCGTCAGGGTGCGCACGACTATCCAGCAGGCGCCATTCTTCAAGCGGCTGGGCTATGTTATGACGGCGCAGAGCGCGTTGCGCACCGGGTCGGGCGGACGGCTGCCGATCGCTTACCTGCGCAAGGATGAGATCTGCCCGGATTTCCCCATCACCGAGAGCGCCTGGGGCGACGCTGGCCGGCGTTACCATCACTGA
- a CDS encoding DUF2865 domain-containing protein — protein MRHEAKRIRRAYGRCGGDGGCALWLGALALLLAGVVAMPGPSSHLQAQSLFEWERDAWRDGRRQEEDRRSREQRRADYCRKLEQRLVQEWRRTNQSRSELPELRKELRDAEDAFRAAKAKADRRNCYENTFFFGRSLRRTPECVELDREARKAQRQVNSLRDRIDRIRRSGSAQSRQDELIAELARYGCGEDYERQYEARRPSFFSFFDDRGPSVREPRQRRSPSELPFATYRTMCVRQCDGYYFPVSFSTLPSQFQADEAQCQQRCAAPTELFVYRNPGEDVESMVSLEGKPYTELKNAWLYRKKFIDGCSCDAAEYSEAEIAQSMAELDGPSARLEEGSAQGAPGAGGQAGEGAAAREQSGDAHTDRDAPEDDSFDPRRR, from the coding sequence ATGCGGCACGAGGCGAAGCGAATTCGACGGGCTTATGGGCGCTGCGGCGGGGACGGCGGCTGTGCGCTTTGGCTGGGGGCGCTGGCGCTGCTGCTGGCTGGCGTCGTTGCGATGCCGGGGCCTTCGTCGCATTTGCAGGCGCAATCGCTCTTCGAGTGGGAGCGTGATGCCTGGCGCGACGGCCGCCGCCAGGAGGAAGACCGCCGCTCACGCGAGCAGCGCCGCGCCGATTACTGCCGGAAACTGGAACAGCGGCTGGTGCAGGAGTGGCGTCGCACCAACCAGAGCCGGAGCGAACTCCCGGAACTTCGCAAGGAATTGCGCGATGCGGAGGACGCCTTCCGTGCCGCCAAGGCCAAGGCGGACAGGCGGAATTGCTACGAGAACACCTTCTTCTTCGGCCGCTCCCTGCGCCGCACGCCAGAATGCGTCGAACTCGACCGCGAGGCCCGCAAGGCCCAGCGGCAGGTCAATTCGCTGCGCGATCGGATCGACCGCATCCGGCGCTCGGGCAGCGCGCAAAGCCGTCAGGACGAGTTGATCGCCGAGCTTGCGCGCTACGGCTGCGGGGAGGATTACGAGCGCCAATACGAGGCGCGGCGACCCAGCTTCTTCTCGTTCTTTGACGACCGCGGCCCTAGCGTCCGCGAGCCGCGGCAGCGGCGCTCCCCGTCCGAACTTCCGTTCGCCACGTATCGGACCATGTGCGTGCGTCAGTGCGACGGCTATTACTTCCCGGTCAGCTTCTCGACGCTGCCTAGCCAGTTCCAGGCCGATGAGGCGCAGTGCCAACAGCGCTGCGCCGCACCGACCGAGCTGTTCGTCTACCGCAACCCCGGCGAGGACGTGGAGAGCATGGTCTCGCTGGAGGGCAAGCCCTACACCGAGCTGAAAAACGCCTGGCTGTACCGCAAGAAGTTCATCGACGGCTGCTCCTGCGACGCGGCGGAGTATTCCGAGGCGGAAATCGCGCAGTCGATGGCCGAATTGGACGGCCCGAGCGCACGGCTCGAGGAAGGTAGTGCGCAGGGCGCGCCCGGGGCGGGAGGGCAAGCAGGTGAAGGGGCCGCCGCCCGCGAGCAGAGCGGTGACGCGCACACTGACCGCGACGCGCCCGAAGACGACAGCTTCGACCCGCGTCGGCGGTAG
- a CDS encoding VIT1/CCC1 transporter family protein, whose protein sequence is MRLEHSHSPQAIADRLSAGPSVSYLRDWIYGGIDGLVTTFAIVAGAVGADMSSRVVLILGLAKLIADALSMAAANYTGTKAEHEEYQKIREMEERHVALHPEGEREEVRQIFEAKGFKGQDLDRVVDIITEEQHRWIDTMMAEEHGMPLVNRLPSKAALAVFAAFVLCGSVPLLPYLFGLANAPIYALVMTAVTFFAIGSIRSFWSPRPWWVAGLETLSIGLLAAGAAYAIGDLLKTIV, encoded by the coding sequence ATGCGTCTTGAACACAGCCATTCCCCGCAAGCGATCGCCGATCGGCTTAGTGCCGGTCCATCCGTCAGCTATCTGCGAGACTGGATATATGGCGGCATCGACGGATTGGTAACCACCTTCGCCATTGTGGCTGGCGCCGTGGGCGCCGATATGTCGTCGCGCGTGGTACTGATCCTCGGCCTGGCGAAGCTGATCGCCGACGCGCTCTCGATGGCCGCCGCCAACTATACCGGAACAAAGGCCGAGCACGAGGAATACCAGAAAATCCGTGAGATGGAGGAACGCCACGTCGCGCTGCACCCCGAAGGCGAGCGCGAGGAGGTCCGCCAGATCTTCGAGGCCAAGGGCTTCAAGGGCCAGGACCTTGATCGGGTGGTCGATATCATTACCGAGGAACAGCACCGCTGGATCGACACCATGATGGCCGAGGAGCACGGGATGCCATTGGTAAACCGCCTGCCGTCCAAGGCGGCGCTGGCCGTGTTCGCGGCATTCGTGCTGTGCGGGTCGGTGCCGCTGCTGCCCTATCTCTTCGGCTTGGCGAATGCCCCGATCTACGCGCTGGTGATGACGGCTGTGACGTTCTTCGCGATAGGCTCGATCCGTTCTTTCTGGTCGCCTCGGCCATGGTGGGTGGCCGGCCTGGAGACCTTGTCGATCGGGTTGCTGGCCGCTGGGGCCGCGTATGCCATCGGTGATTTGTTGAAGACAATCGTGTAA
- the gltX gene encoding glutamate--tRNA ligase: MSEIAVRFAPSPTGLLHIGNIRPALFNWLFARKHGGRFVLRLDDTDIARSCEEYAEAIREDLHWLGLDWDEEVRQSDRLDLYAEAAEKLKAAGRLYPAYETPDELERRRKRQRAQGLPPIYDRAALKLTDEDRAKLEAEGRKPHWRFKLDHREVAWDDLIRGEQTIDAGSLSDPILVRADGTYLYTLPSVVDDIALGITHVIRGEDHVANSGAQIQIFEALGGSVPWFAHHNMLVGAEGESLGKRLGTLSIRQMREDGLEPLAILSHSAAIGTSDPVTAHQSLDELIESFDLDKVSRAPARFDMSELRGVNAKLLHERPYEKVADELSALGVGGGEAFWLAVRGNVTVLSDALEWWQVVQGPVTPVIEDEELCEAAADLLPREPWDGTTWKAWIDAVKAETGRKGRALFHPLRLAITGRAAGPELGALLPLIGREKVAVRLRGNAA, encoded by the coding sequence ATGAGCGAGATCGCCGTTCGTTTTGCGCCAAGCCCGACGGGACTTCTTCATATCGGGAACATCCGTCCGGCGCTGTTCAACTGGCTGTTCGCGCGCAAGCACGGCGGGCGCTTCGTGCTGCGGCTCGACGACACGGACATCGCGCGCTCGTGCGAGGAATACGCCGAGGCGATCCGCGAGGACCTGCACTGGCTGGGGCTGGATTGGGATGAGGAAGTGCGCCAGTCTGACCGGCTCGATCTCTATGCCGAGGCGGCGGAGAAGCTCAAGGCCGCCGGCCGGCTCTACCCGGCTTATGAAACGCCCGATGAACTTGAACGCCGCCGCAAGCGTCAGCGGGCGCAGGGTCTGCCGCCAATCTATGACCGCGCCGCGCTGAAGCTCACGGACGAGGACCGCGCCAAGCTGGAAGCGGAGGGCCGGAAGCCGCATTGGCGGTTCAAGCTCGATCATCGCGAGGTCGCCTGGGACGACCTGATCCGCGGCGAGCAGACGATCGACGCCGGCTCGCTCTCCGACCCGATCCTGGTGCGCGCGGACGGCACATATCTCTACACGCTGCCGAGCGTTGTGGACGACATCGCGCTGGGCATCACGCATGTCATCCGCGGTGAGGACCACGTCGCCAACTCGGGCGCGCAGATCCAGATTTTCGAGGCGCTGGGCGGGTCGGTGCCGTGGTTCGCGCATCACAACATGCTGGTCGGCGCGGAGGGCGAGTCGCTTGGCAAGCGACTGGGCACGCTGTCGATCCGCCAGATGCGCGAAGACGGGCTGGAGCCGCTGGCGATCCTGAGCCATTCGGCGGCTATCGGCACATCCGACCCGGTCACCGCGCATCAGAGCCTGGATGAACTGATCGAGAGCTTCGACCTCGACAAGGTTTCGCGCGCGCCGGCACGCTTCGATATGTCGGAACTGCGCGGGGTGAATGCGAAACTTCTGCACGAACGGCCATATGAGAAAGTCGCAGACGAACTGTCCGCGCTGGGGGTCGGCGGAGGCGAGGCTTTCTGGCTGGCCGTGCGCGGCAATGTCACGGTGCTCAGCGACGCGCTGGAATGGTGGCAGGTGGTGCAAGGTCCGGTCACGCCGGTGATCGAGGACGAAGAGTTGTGCGAGGCGGCTGCCGACCTGCTCCCGCGGGAGCCTTGGGACGGGACCACCTGGAAGGCTTGGATCGACGCGGTGAAGGCCGAAACGGGTCGGAAGGGTCGCGCACTGTTTCACCCCCTGCGCCTGGCGATCACCGGGCGCGCGGCCGGACCAGAGCTTGGCGCGCTCCTGCCGCTCATCGGCCGCGAGAAGGTTGCCGTCCGTCTGCGGGGCAATGCGGCGTAA